One Dermacentor albipictus isolate Rhodes 1998 colony unplaced genomic scaffold, USDA_Dalb.pri_finalv2 scaffold_73, whole genome shotgun sequence genomic window carries:
- the LOC139053111 gene encoding uncharacterized protein, whose product MLLRNLWRLAKSLPAHSRSLVAEAAASQQPQLKFRLALLKRVSPRKTGGGKLGGLEGRVLDVLGRTGPDFAPVAFFADDAELCSNDTSGEEEPAHDAEVPPTPPGAAHVSVGMEPGTSGTARPSARQQPRRPPRQQPLEDAACRAAAEYAPQGQLAEEANAEAANFHQLLLQQNRQHHQQLVEELRATRQVLQQLAAEMRGSREATGLIATTLCLLQATLAHLREPPQL is encoded by the exons ATGCTTCTGAGAAACCTCTGGCGGCTGGCGAAGTCTCTTCCGGCTCACAGCCGGTCACTGGTGGCAGAGGCGGCTGCTTCGCAGCAGCCACAGCTGAAGTTCCGGTTGGCGCTTCTGAAACGGGTCTCTCCAAG GAAGACGGGGGGCGGGAAGCTGGGCGGCCTGGAGGGCCGCGTGCTCGACGTGCTTGGCAGAACCGGCCCAGATTTCGCTCCGGTGGCCTTCTTCGCGGACGACGCCGAGCTGTGTAGCAAT GACACCTCCGGTGAGGAGGAGCCTGCACATGATGCCGAAGTGCCCCCTACCCCACCAGGAGCTGCCCACGTTTCCGTCGGGATGGAGCCGGGGACAAGTGGCACTGCAC GACCATCAGCTCGGCAGCAGCCCCGCAGGCCACCCCGCCAACAGCCACTGGAGGATGCGGCCTGCAGAGCAGCCGCCGAGTATGCGCCGCAGGGGCAGCTCGCTGAGGAAGCAAATGCGGAGGCCGCCAACTTCCACCAGCTGTTGCTGCAGCAAAATAGGCAG CATCACCAGCAGCTGGTGGAGGAGCTGAGGGCGACCCGGCAGGTCCTGCAGCAGCTGGCAGCTGAGATGCGTGGTTCGCGAGAGGCGACTGGCCTCATCGCCACCACGCTGTGCCTGCTCCAGGCTACCCTGGCTCACCTCCGCGAGCCGCCTCAGCTATGA
- the LOC139053112 gene encoding putative nuclease HARBI1, whose protein sequence is MPNDLFRRHFHLKKEPLPWLCDEVAEELGGVRTSALSVERQVLCALRFFATGSFQASVGSEETIGVTQPAVSKCVRRAAEAIVHAGARNKWVHFPRTSEEKSAVKEGFLRRGSIPGLIGCVDGSLIAIIAPKGKQKAAFMCRKGYYALNTMFVSDSGYPLEPWLLTPVTDHPPIHTAEGRYNTAHAAMRSVVERCIGLLKSRFRCLQRYRALHYEPDRAANIVAACVVLHNLCLDEGGVLDDVGDDSRGSSSDNESGNPSPQRVPRARAARLMYLKGCAARDNVISSFGTTRQQHQHYLKRVRRRLRRQQQ, encoded by the exons ATGCCAAACGATCTGTTTCGGCGGCACTTTCACCTGAAGAAAGAACCTCTGCCGTGGCTGTGCGACGAAGTGGCGGAGGAACTCGGAGGCGTGAGAACTTCAGCGCTGTCGGTGGAGCGACAAGTGTTGTGCGCGTTGCGATTCTTCGCAACGGGCAGCTTTCAAGCCTCGgtagggagcgaggagacgatcggcgtgacccagcctgcggtcagcaagtgtgtgcgacgcgcggcggaggcaatcgtccacgccggggcccgcaacaagtgggtACATTTCCCGAGGACGTCGGAGGAGAAGTCGGCCGTGAAGGAAGGGTTCCTTCGACGCGGCTCCATTCCCGGCCTCATCGGATGTGTGGACGGCAGCCTTATAGCCATCATCGCACCGAAGGGCAAGCAGAAGGCGGCATTCATGTGCCGCAAAGGCTACTACGCCCTCAACACAATGTTCGTAA GTGACAGCGGCTACCCCCTGGAACCATGGCTCCTGACCCCGGTCACAGACCACCCTCCCATACACACTGCAGAAGGCAGgtacaacactgcacatgctgccatGAGGTCCGTAGTGGAGCGGTGCATTGGGCTTCTGAAGAGCCGCTTCCGCTGCCTTCAGCGGTACCGCGCCCTCCACTACGAACCAGACCGTGCTGCCAACATCGTTGCAGCATGTGTAGTGTTGCACAACTTGTGTCTTGACGAAGGTGGCGTGTTGGATGATGTTGGTGATGACAGCAGAGGCAGCAGTAGTGACAATGAAAGCGGCAACCCCTCCCCACAGAGAGTTCCCCGAGCGAGGGCAGCACGCTTAATGTACTTGAAAGGCTGTGCTGCCCGGGATAATGTTATTAGCTCCTTCGGCACGACACGGCAGCAGCATCAGCACTACCTGAAAAGGGTGCGAAGGCGGCTGCGTCGACAGCAGCAATAA